In Alosa sapidissima isolate fAloSap1 chromosome 11, fAloSap1.pri, whole genome shotgun sequence, a single window of DNA contains:
- the ctcf gene encoding transcriptional repressor CTCF isoform X3, translating to MEGGPTDAVVEEAGDAFKAKECKTYVRRREDEDVGAELLQAAGLEAVDQSQVEGHEQAGAEAQLVEGVVNVNSSVEMMVMDGLDPTLLQMKTEVMDPAAVGVAGAPHEATVTTVDDTQIITLQVVNMEEQQLGLGELQLVQVPVSAVPVTTATVEELQGTLVDATAMPKDGEPVICHTLPLPEGFQVVKVGANGEVETVEQDELQPQEEPQAQEEGVEMITEPQNEDPTWAKDPDYQPPAKKTKKSKKSKLRYNTEGEKDMDVSVYDFEEEQQEGLLSEVNAEKVVGNMKPPKPTKIKKKGVKKTFQCELCSYTCPRRSNLDRHMKSHTDERPHKCHLCGRAFRTVTLLRNHLNTHTGTRPHKCTDCDMAFVTSGELVRHRRYKHTHEKPFKCSMCDYASVEVSKLKRHIRSHTGERPFQCSLCSYASRDTYKLKRHMRTHSGEKPYECYICHARFTQSGTMKMHILQKHTENVAKFHCPHCDTVIARKSDLGVHLRKQHSYIEQGRKCRYCEAVFHERYALIQHQKSHKNEKRFKCDQCDYACRQERHMVMHKRTHTGEKPYACSHCEKTFRQKQLLDMHFRRYHDPNFVPTSFVCTKCGKTFTRRNTMARHAENCNGQDTTDGENGAPPRRGRGRKRKMRSRKDDDDSDEHGEPDLDEDDDDDDDEVEEEALDDMEMEVEQAPPTVPIPAPASPPVKRKRGRPPKNAPKPSPTPTKAPAAAAAIIQVEDESTGAIENIIVKKEPEGGEAAAVAAAAAAAVDAPAAEVQAEEGAVETVQLSVSEAAPNGDLTPEMILSMMDR from the exons ATGGAAGGGGGACCGACCGATGCGGTAGTGGAGGAGGCCGGTGACGCCTTTAAGGCCAAAGAGTGCAAAACCTACGTGCGGCGGCGCGAGGATGAAGACGTGGGTGCAGAGCTGCTGCAGGCGGCCGGCCTGGAGGCCGTGGATCAGTCCCAGGTGGAGGGCCACGAGCAGGCTGGCGCAGAGGCCCAGctggtggagggggtggtgaACGTCAACAGTAGCGTGGAGATGATGGTCATGGACGGCCTGGACCCTACACTGCTCCAGATGAAGACCGAAGTGATGGACCCGGCGGCGGTCGGGGTGGCTGGCGCACCCCATGAGGCCACAGTGACCACGGTGGACGACACACAGATCATTACGCTGCAGGTGGTCAACATGGAGGAGCAACAGCTAGGCCTCGGGGAGCTGCAGCTGGTGCAAGTGCCCGTCTCAGCTGTGCCCGTCACCACGGCCACtgtggaggagctgcagggcacCCTGGTGGATGCCACCGCCATGCCCAAAGATGGAGAGCCTGTCATCTGCCACACCTTACCACTGCCTGAGGGATTCCAG GTGGTGAAAGTCGGTGCTAATGGAGAGGTGGAGACCGTGGAGCAGGACGAGCTCCAACCACAGGAGGAACCTCAAGCCCAGGAGGAGGGCGTGGAGATGATCACTGAACCACAGAACGAGGACCCCACCTGGGCCAAAGACCCTGACTACCAGCCCCCAGCCAAGAAGACCAAGAAGAGCAAGAAGAGCAAGCTGCGCTACAACACGGAGGGGGAGAAGGACATGGACGTGTCTGTGTACGACTttgaggaggagcagcaggagggcCTGCTCTCTGAGGTCAATGCCGAGAAGGTGGTGGGCAACATGAAGCCACCAAAACCCACCAAAATCAAAAAGAAGG GTGTGAAGAAAACATTCCAGTGCGAGCTGTGCAGCTACACCTGCCCCCGCCGCTCCAACCTGGACCGCCACATGAAGAGCCACACGGACGAGAGGCCCCACAAATGTCACCTGTGCGGCCGCGCCTTCAGGACAGTCACTCTGCTGAGAAACCACCTGAACACGCACACAG GCACCAGACCACACAAGTGCACTGACTGTGACATGGCGTTTGTAACTAGTGGAGAGCTGGTTAGGCACCGACGTTACAAGCACACCCACGAGAAGCCCTTCAAGTGCTCTATGTGTGATTACGCCAGTGTGGAG GTGAGTAAGCTGAAGCGCCACATCCGCTCCCACACCGGAGAGCGCCCCTTCCAGTGCAGCTTGTGCAGCTACGCCAGCAGAGACACATACAAGCTGAAGAGACACATGAGGACACACTCAG GGGAGAAACCCTATGAGTGTTACATCTGCCACGCTCGCTTTACCCAGAGTGGCACTATGAAGATGCACATCTTGCAGAAACACACTGAGAACGTGGCCAAGTTCCACTGCCCACACTGCGACACAGTCATTGCCCGCAAGAGTGACTTGG GTGTTCATTTGCGTAAACAGCACTCGTACATCGAGCAGGGCCGGAAATGTCGCTACTGTGAGGCCGTCTTTCACGAGCGCTACGCCCTCATCCAGCACCAGAAGTCCCACAAGAACGAGAAGCGCTTCAAGTGCGACCAGTGCGATTACGCATGCCGACAG GAGCGTCACATGGTGATGCATAAGCGCACCCACACCGGTGAGAAGCCGTACGCCTGCAGCCACTGTGAGAAGACCTTCAGGCAGAAACAGCTGCTGGACATGCACTTCCGCCGCTACCACGACCCCAACTTTGTGCCCACCTCCTTTGTGTGCACCAAGTGTGGCAAGACTTTCACCCGCAGG AACACCATGGCCCGGCATGCAGAGAACTGCAATGGCCAGGACACCACCGATGGCGAAAACGGGGCTCCTCCTAGGAGAGGCCGTggcaggaagaggaagatgcgcAGCAGGAAGGACGATGATGACAGTG ACGAGCATGGCGAACCCGATCTGGACGAAGACGAcgacgacgatgatgatgagGTGGAAGAGGAGGCTCTGGATGATatggagatggaggtggagcAGGCCCCACCCACCGTGCCCATCCCAGCACCCGCCTCCCCACCCGTCAAGAGGAAACGCGGCAGGCCCCCCAAGAACGCTCCCAagccctcccccacccccaccaaagCACCCGCAG cagcagcagccatcaTCCAGGTGGAGGATGAGAGCACGGGGGCCATAGAGAACATCATCGTGAAGAAGGAGCCCGAAGGAGGAGAGGCGGCGGCCGTGGCGGCAGCAGCTGCTGCGGCGGTGGATGCCCCCGCAGCCGAGGTGCAGGCCGAAGAGGGCGCCGTGGAAACAGTGCAGCTGTCGGTTTCGGAAGCAGCACCCAACGGGGACCTGACCCCAGAGATGATTCTGAGCATGATGGACCGGTGA
- the ctcf gene encoding transcriptional repressor CTCF isoform X2: MKYTFLVKVLPMEGGPTDAVVEEAGDAFKAKECKTYVRRREDEDVGAELLQAAGLEAVDQSQVEGHEQAGAEAQLVEGVVNVNSSVEMMVMDGLDPTLLQMKTEVMDPAAVGVAGAPHEATVTTVDDTQIITLQVVNMEEQQLGLGELQLVQVPVSAVPVTTATVEELQGTLVDATAMPKDGEPVICHTLPLPEGFQVVKVGANGEVETVEQDELQPQEEPQAQEEGVEMITEPQNEDPTWAKDPDYQPPAKKTKKSKKSKLRYNTEGEKDMDVSVYDFEEEQQEGLLSEVNAEKVVGNMKPPKPTKIKKKGVKKTFQCELCSYTCPRRSNLDRHMKSHTDERPHKCHLCGRAFRTVTLLRNHLNTHTGTRPHKCTDCDMAFVTSGELVRHRRYKHTHEKPFKCSMCDYASVEVSKLKRHIRSHTGERPFQCSLCSYASRDTYKLKRHMRTHSGEKPYECYICHARFTQSGTMKMHILQKHTENVAKFHCPHCDTVIARKSDLGVHLRKQHSYIEQGRKCRYCEAVFHERYALIQHQKSHKNEKRFKCDQCDYACRQERHMVMHKRTHTGEKPYACSHCEKTFRQKQLLDMHFRRYHDPNFVPTSFVCTKCGKTFTRRNTMARHAENCNGQDTTDGENGAPPRRGRGRKRKMRSRKDDDDSDEHGEPDLDEDDDDDDDEVEEEALDDMEMEVEQAPPTVPIPAPASPPVKRKRGRPPKNAPKPSPTPTKAPAAAAIIQVEDESTGAIENIIVKKEPEGGEAAAVAAAAAAAVDAPAAEVQAEEGAVETVQLSVSEAAPNGDLTPEMILSMMDR, from the exons ATGAAGTACACATTTTTGGTGAAG GTATTACCCATGGAAGGGGGACCGACCGATGCGGTAGTGGAGGAGGCCGGTGACGCCTTTAAGGCCAAAGAGTGCAAAACCTACGTGCGGCGGCGCGAGGATGAAGACGTGGGTGCAGAGCTGCTGCAGGCGGCCGGCCTGGAGGCCGTGGATCAGTCCCAGGTGGAGGGCCACGAGCAGGCTGGCGCAGAGGCCCAGctggtggagggggtggtgaACGTCAACAGTAGCGTGGAGATGATGGTCATGGACGGCCTGGACCCTACACTGCTCCAGATGAAGACCGAAGTGATGGACCCGGCGGCGGTCGGGGTGGCTGGCGCACCCCATGAGGCCACAGTGACCACGGTGGACGACACACAGATCATTACGCTGCAGGTGGTCAACATGGAGGAGCAACAGCTAGGCCTCGGGGAGCTGCAGCTGGTGCAAGTGCCCGTCTCAGCTGTGCCCGTCACCACGGCCACtgtggaggagctgcagggcacCCTGGTGGATGCCACCGCCATGCCCAAAGATGGAGAGCCTGTCATCTGCCACACCTTACCACTGCCTGAGGGATTCCAG GTGGTGAAAGTCGGTGCTAATGGAGAGGTGGAGACCGTGGAGCAGGACGAGCTCCAACCACAGGAGGAACCTCAAGCCCAGGAGGAGGGCGTGGAGATGATCACTGAACCACAGAACGAGGACCCCACCTGGGCCAAAGACCCTGACTACCAGCCCCCAGCCAAGAAGACCAAGAAGAGCAAGAAGAGCAAGCTGCGCTACAACACGGAGGGGGAGAAGGACATGGACGTGTCTGTGTACGACTttgaggaggagcagcaggagggcCTGCTCTCTGAGGTCAATGCCGAGAAGGTGGTGGGCAACATGAAGCCACCAAAACCCACCAAAATCAAAAAGAAGG GTGTGAAGAAAACATTCCAGTGCGAGCTGTGCAGCTACACCTGCCCCCGCCGCTCCAACCTGGACCGCCACATGAAGAGCCACACGGACGAGAGGCCCCACAAATGTCACCTGTGCGGCCGCGCCTTCAGGACAGTCACTCTGCTGAGAAACCACCTGAACACGCACACAG GCACCAGACCACACAAGTGCACTGACTGTGACATGGCGTTTGTAACTAGTGGAGAGCTGGTTAGGCACCGACGTTACAAGCACACCCACGAGAAGCCCTTCAAGTGCTCTATGTGTGATTACGCCAGTGTGGAG GTGAGTAAGCTGAAGCGCCACATCCGCTCCCACACCGGAGAGCGCCCCTTCCAGTGCAGCTTGTGCAGCTACGCCAGCAGAGACACATACAAGCTGAAGAGACACATGAGGACACACTCAG GGGAGAAACCCTATGAGTGTTACATCTGCCACGCTCGCTTTACCCAGAGTGGCACTATGAAGATGCACATCTTGCAGAAACACACTGAGAACGTGGCCAAGTTCCACTGCCCACACTGCGACACAGTCATTGCCCGCAAGAGTGACTTGG GTGTTCATTTGCGTAAACAGCACTCGTACATCGAGCAGGGCCGGAAATGTCGCTACTGTGAGGCCGTCTTTCACGAGCGCTACGCCCTCATCCAGCACCAGAAGTCCCACAAGAACGAGAAGCGCTTCAAGTGCGACCAGTGCGATTACGCATGCCGACAG GAGCGTCACATGGTGATGCATAAGCGCACCCACACCGGTGAGAAGCCGTACGCCTGCAGCCACTGTGAGAAGACCTTCAGGCAGAAACAGCTGCTGGACATGCACTTCCGCCGCTACCACGACCCCAACTTTGTGCCCACCTCCTTTGTGTGCACCAAGTGTGGCAAGACTTTCACCCGCAGG AACACCATGGCCCGGCATGCAGAGAACTGCAATGGCCAGGACACCACCGATGGCGAAAACGGGGCTCCTCCTAGGAGAGGCCGTggcaggaagaggaagatgcgcAGCAGGAAGGACGATGATGACAGTG ACGAGCATGGCGAACCCGATCTGGACGAAGACGAcgacgacgatgatgatgagGTGGAAGAGGAGGCTCTGGATGATatggagatggaggtggagcAGGCCCCACCCACCGTGCCCATCCCAGCACCCGCCTCCCCACCCGTCAAGAGGAAACGCGGCAGGCCCCCCAAGAACGCTCCCAagccctcccccacccccaccaaagCACCCGCAG cagcagccatcaTCCAGGTGGAGGATGAGAGCACGGGGGCCATAGAGAACATCATCGTGAAGAAGGAGCCCGAAGGAGGAGAGGCGGCGGCCGTGGCGGCAGCAGCTGCTGCGGCGGTGGATGCCCCCGCAGCCGAGGTGCAGGCCGAAGAGGGCGCCGTGGAAACAGTGCAGCTGTCGGTTTCGGAAGCAGCACCCAACGGGGACCTGACCCCAGAGATGATTCTGAGCATGATGGACCGGTGA
- the ctcf gene encoding transcriptional repressor CTCF isoform X1, translating to MKYTFLVKVLPMEGGPTDAVVEEAGDAFKAKECKTYVRRREDEDVGAELLQAAGLEAVDQSQVEGHEQAGAEAQLVEGVVNVNSSVEMMVMDGLDPTLLQMKTEVMDPAAVGVAGAPHEATVTTVDDTQIITLQVVNMEEQQLGLGELQLVQVPVSAVPVTTATVEELQGTLVDATAMPKDGEPVICHTLPLPEGFQVVKVGANGEVETVEQDELQPQEEPQAQEEGVEMITEPQNEDPTWAKDPDYQPPAKKTKKSKKSKLRYNTEGEKDMDVSVYDFEEEQQEGLLSEVNAEKVVGNMKPPKPTKIKKKGVKKTFQCELCSYTCPRRSNLDRHMKSHTDERPHKCHLCGRAFRTVTLLRNHLNTHTGTRPHKCTDCDMAFVTSGELVRHRRYKHTHEKPFKCSMCDYASVEVSKLKRHIRSHTGERPFQCSLCSYASRDTYKLKRHMRTHSGEKPYECYICHARFTQSGTMKMHILQKHTENVAKFHCPHCDTVIARKSDLGVHLRKQHSYIEQGRKCRYCEAVFHERYALIQHQKSHKNEKRFKCDQCDYACRQERHMVMHKRTHTGEKPYACSHCEKTFRQKQLLDMHFRRYHDPNFVPTSFVCTKCGKTFTRRNTMARHAENCNGQDTTDGENGAPPRRGRGRKRKMRSRKDDDDSDEHGEPDLDEDDDDDDDEVEEEALDDMEMEVEQAPPTVPIPAPASPPVKRKRGRPPKNAPKPSPTPTKAPAAAAAIIQVEDESTGAIENIIVKKEPEGGEAAAVAAAAAAAVDAPAAEVQAEEGAVETVQLSVSEAAPNGDLTPEMILSMMDR from the exons ATGAAGTACACATTTTTGGTGAAG GTATTACCCATGGAAGGGGGACCGACCGATGCGGTAGTGGAGGAGGCCGGTGACGCCTTTAAGGCCAAAGAGTGCAAAACCTACGTGCGGCGGCGCGAGGATGAAGACGTGGGTGCAGAGCTGCTGCAGGCGGCCGGCCTGGAGGCCGTGGATCAGTCCCAGGTGGAGGGCCACGAGCAGGCTGGCGCAGAGGCCCAGctggtggagggggtggtgaACGTCAACAGTAGCGTGGAGATGATGGTCATGGACGGCCTGGACCCTACACTGCTCCAGATGAAGACCGAAGTGATGGACCCGGCGGCGGTCGGGGTGGCTGGCGCACCCCATGAGGCCACAGTGACCACGGTGGACGACACACAGATCATTACGCTGCAGGTGGTCAACATGGAGGAGCAACAGCTAGGCCTCGGGGAGCTGCAGCTGGTGCAAGTGCCCGTCTCAGCTGTGCCCGTCACCACGGCCACtgtggaggagctgcagggcacCCTGGTGGATGCCACCGCCATGCCCAAAGATGGAGAGCCTGTCATCTGCCACACCTTACCACTGCCTGAGGGATTCCAG GTGGTGAAAGTCGGTGCTAATGGAGAGGTGGAGACCGTGGAGCAGGACGAGCTCCAACCACAGGAGGAACCTCAAGCCCAGGAGGAGGGCGTGGAGATGATCACTGAACCACAGAACGAGGACCCCACCTGGGCCAAAGACCCTGACTACCAGCCCCCAGCCAAGAAGACCAAGAAGAGCAAGAAGAGCAAGCTGCGCTACAACACGGAGGGGGAGAAGGACATGGACGTGTCTGTGTACGACTttgaggaggagcagcaggagggcCTGCTCTCTGAGGTCAATGCCGAGAAGGTGGTGGGCAACATGAAGCCACCAAAACCCACCAAAATCAAAAAGAAGG GTGTGAAGAAAACATTCCAGTGCGAGCTGTGCAGCTACACCTGCCCCCGCCGCTCCAACCTGGACCGCCACATGAAGAGCCACACGGACGAGAGGCCCCACAAATGTCACCTGTGCGGCCGCGCCTTCAGGACAGTCACTCTGCTGAGAAACCACCTGAACACGCACACAG GCACCAGACCACACAAGTGCACTGACTGTGACATGGCGTTTGTAACTAGTGGAGAGCTGGTTAGGCACCGACGTTACAAGCACACCCACGAGAAGCCCTTCAAGTGCTCTATGTGTGATTACGCCAGTGTGGAG GTGAGTAAGCTGAAGCGCCACATCCGCTCCCACACCGGAGAGCGCCCCTTCCAGTGCAGCTTGTGCAGCTACGCCAGCAGAGACACATACAAGCTGAAGAGACACATGAGGACACACTCAG GGGAGAAACCCTATGAGTGTTACATCTGCCACGCTCGCTTTACCCAGAGTGGCACTATGAAGATGCACATCTTGCAGAAACACACTGAGAACGTGGCCAAGTTCCACTGCCCACACTGCGACACAGTCATTGCCCGCAAGAGTGACTTGG GTGTTCATTTGCGTAAACAGCACTCGTACATCGAGCAGGGCCGGAAATGTCGCTACTGTGAGGCCGTCTTTCACGAGCGCTACGCCCTCATCCAGCACCAGAAGTCCCACAAGAACGAGAAGCGCTTCAAGTGCGACCAGTGCGATTACGCATGCCGACAG GAGCGTCACATGGTGATGCATAAGCGCACCCACACCGGTGAGAAGCCGTACGCCTGCAGCCACTGTGAGAAGACCTTCAGGCAGAAACAGCTGCTGGACATGCACTTCCGCCGCTACCACGACCCCAACTTTGTGCCCACCTCCTTTGTGTGCACCAAGTGTGGCAAGACTTTCACCCGCAGG AACACCATGGCCCGGCATGCAGAGAACTGCAATGGCCAGGACACCACCGATGGCGAAAACGGGGCTCCTCCTAGGAGAGGCCGTggcaggaagaggaagatgcgcAGCAGGAAGGACGATGATGACAGTG ACGAGCATGGCGAACCCGATCTGGACGAAGACGAcgacgacgatgatgatgagGTGGAAGAGGAGGCTCTGGATGATatggagatggaggtggagcAGGCCCCACCCACCGTGCCCATCCCAGCACCCGCCTCCCCACCCGTCAAGAGGAAACGCGGCAGGCCCCCCAAGAACGCTCCCAagccctcccccacccccaccaaagCACCCGCAG cagcagcagccatcaTCCAGGTGGAGGATGAGAGCACGGGGGCCATAGAGAACATCATCGTGAAGAAGGAGCCCGAAGGAGGAGAGGCGGCGGCCGTGGCGGCAGCAGCTGCTGCGGCGGTGGATGCCCCCGCAGCCGAGGTGCAGGCCGAAGAGGGCGCCGTGGAAACAGTGCAGCTGTCGGTTTCGGAAGCAGCACCCAACGGGGACCTGACCCCAGAGATGATTCTGAGCATGATGGACCGGTGA